Proteins co-encoded in one Nitrosarchaeum sp. genomic window:
- the rlmN gene encoding 23S rRNA (adenine(2503)-C(2))-methyltransferase RlmN yields the protein MTDLYRLLPEEMEKLVNDMGQPRYRADQILYPLYYKFPKNITELKQLPITMRDKLIADGYTIGSATETHRVVSDDGDTTKLLLNLTDGTPVETVLIQYEPTKIGGHPRSTICVSTQVGCAMGCIFCATGQMGFERNLKAEEIVAQVIHFANLLQQRGQHITNLVFMGMGEPLANYDETIRAVRLLTHPRGFGIGQRNITISTIGIISGIDKLAEEDLQIGLAISLHAPNDKLRKKLVPTAGPHSVNELVAAGKRYFKRTGRRVTFEYALIENINDSQEIANELALLLEGNGSHVNLIPINSTAGNFQRPSKKNILEFERILLKSHVNCTVRVEKGSEISAACGQLRTDIISNA from the coding sequence ATGACTGATCTTTATCGTTTGTTACCTGAGGAAATGGAAAAATTAGTAAATGATATGGGGCAACCGCGATATAGGGCAGATCAAATACTATACCCATTATATTATAAATTTCCAAAAAACATCACCGAGTTAAAACAACTACCGATTACAATGCGAGATAAATTAATTGCAGATGGATATACAATTGGTTCTGCAACTGAAACTCATAGAGTAGTAAGTGATGATGGTGATACTACAAAATTATTGCTTAATCTGACTGATGGAACTCCAGTTGAAACAGTTCTGATACAATATGAACCCACAAAGATTGGTGGCCATCCTAGATCTACTATTTGTGTTTCAACTCAGGTTGGGTGTGCAATGGGATGCATTTTTTGTGCGACTGGACAAATGGGTTTTGAGAGAAATCTAAAGGCAGAAGAGATCGTAGCCCAAGTTATTCATTTTGCAAATTTACTTCAGCAACGAGGTCAGCATATCACAAATTTGGTCTTTATGGGAATGGGTGAACCTCTTGCAAATTATGATGAAACAATTCGCGCAGTTCGTTTACTTACACATCCACGAGGTTTTGGAATTGGACAGAGAAACATCACAATCTCTACTATTGGGATAATATCTGGTATTGACAAACTTGCAGAAGAAGATCTTCAAATTGGATTAGCAATATCATTACATGCACCAAATGATAAATTACGCAAAAAATTAGTTCCTACAGCTGGACCTCATTCAGTAAATGAACTAGTTGCAGCAGGAAAACGTTACTTTAAACGAACTGGACGACGTGTTACATTTGAATATGCTTTAATTGAAAACATTAACGATTCACAAGAAATTGCAAACGAACTTGCACTTCTTTTAGAGGGAAATGGATCTCATGTTAATCTAATTCCAATAAATTCAACCGCAGGAAATTTTCAGCGTCCATCCAAAAAGAATATCCTTGAATTTGAAAGAATATTGCTAAAATCTCATGTAAATTGTACAGTAAGAGTTGAGAAGGGATCTGAAATTTCAGCTGCATGTGGACAACTCAGAACCGACATTATCTCTAATGCATGA
- the radA gene encoding DNA repair and recombination protein RadA, whose translation MVEDLRLDSLEGVGPVTTRKLSDAGVHNVMDLIVRGPVEIAEITGMEKDTAEKIVNKARQHLVETGLISRDFVTASEVYKRRQDIGKITTGTNCLDTLFDGGIETQALTEVYGEFGSGKTQFAHTLAVMVQKPKTEGGLDGGVLYIDTENTFRPERIVSIAQAHEMDPEKVLDRIIVARAYNSAHQTLILEEAGPIIEENNIRLIIADSAVGLFRAEYLGRGTLSNRQQKLNHFVHMLSRIAETYNCAAIATNQVMASPDVFFGDPTRPIGGNVVAHTSTYRIYFKKSGKKRIARMVDSPHHPEEEVIFALGEAGVMDLEDTEKKPGKKAAKKATKKEKEPETMTESTVDSTPDTLVESTSGTTELEMVQATEDLDSDDDLESLEE comes from the coding sequence ATGGTAGAAGATTTAAGATTAGATAGTTTGGAGGGCGTAGGTCCTGTAACTACTAGAAAATTATCCGACGCAGGAGTACACAATGTTATGGATCTTATCGTAAGAGGTCCTGTGGAAATTGCAGAAATAACTGGAATGGAAAAAGACACTGCAGAAAAAATTGTAAACAAAGCAAGACAACATCTGGTTGAAACTGGATTGATCTCCAGAGATTTTGTTACTGCAAGTGAAGTGTACAAACGCAGACAAGATATTGGTAAAATTACAACTGGTACTAACTGTCTTGATACCCTATTTGATGGAGGTATTGAAACCCAGGCTCTTACAGAAGTCTATGGTGAATTTGGTTCAGGTAAAACACAATTTGCGCATACACTAGCTGTAATGGTTCAAAAACCAAAAACAGAAGGTGGATTGGATGGTGGTGTTTTGTATATTGATACAGAAAACACTTTCAGACCCGAAAGAATTGTATCTATTGCACAAGCACATGAAATGGATCCAGAAAAAGTTCTTGACAGAATAATTGTAGCACGTGCATATAACAGCGCACATCAAACATTGATCCTCGAAGAAGCTGGTCCTATAATCGAAGAAAACAATATTCGACTAATCATTGCAGATTCTGCAGTTGGATTGTTCCGTGCCGAGTATCTTGGTAGAGGAACATTGTCAAATAGACAACAAAAACTAAATCATTTTGTTCACATGTTGTCTAGAATTGCAGAAACTTACAACTGTGCCGCAATTGCCACAAATCAAGTAATGGCATCTCCTGATGTTTTCTTTGGTGATCCAACTAGACCAATAGGTGGAAACGTAGTTGCTCACACAAGTACATACCGAATATACTTTAAGAAATCAGGCAAGAAACGAATTGCCCGAATGGTAGATAGTCCACACCATCCAGAAGAAGAAGTAATCTTTGCATTGGGTGAAGCAGGAGTGATGGACCTAGAAGATACTGAGAAAAAGCCAGGTAAAAAGGCAGCCAAAAAAGCAACCAAAAAAGAGAAAGAACCTGAAACCATGACCGAGTCTACTGTTGATTCTACACCTGATACACTGGTTGAATCTACATCTGGAACTACCGAACTAGAGATGGTTCAAGCCACTGAAGATCTTGACTCTGATGATGATTTAGAGTCATTAGAAGAGTAA
- a CDS encoding 30S ribosomal protein S30e, translating into MATHGSLTKAGKVRGQTPKVEGRKIVGTNSSLRNKSNFKKRFELGRFPGQNKPGQRRKRR; encoded by the coding sequence ATGGCAACTCACGGTTCACTTACCAAAGCAGGTAAAGTAAGAGGACAAACTCCTAAAGTTGAAGGAAGAAAAATTGTTGGTACAAACTCTAGTCTTAGAAACAAGAGTAACTTCAAAAAACGATTTGAATTGGGTAGATTTCCAGGACAAAATAAACCTGGACAAAGAAGAAAGAGACGTTAG
- a CDS encoding radical SAM protein — translation MGTPKIVLTADRTLMSPYRGLSLATFFGCAPAVDPNRDKKSLLYKILGNQVTPKILFDFICNYIPHTNGVANYAPYGLRKVEAGLLRDGFRREDVVVAHPDHIEKFIGPDTQVVGTYEMDPLGMGPVTMTFTYGRKQTSYDEFYNTELHRRIKTAKLKTGSKAKVISGASGTWQYNYDPEKIEEFGIYAILEGELGGIAPEIDGHAGRFFNYLINGDFENMDPFRKRSDFKVNIKEFERNGKKIHGRFVNFWDRPDLDEIPEIVEPSMHGMVEVMRGCGRGCKFCDVTLRSLRYYSPEKVKREIEVNIKKGGAKSAWIHSDDIFVYGMDPRTAKGMEPNREALEELFTAIMSTGVGHTNPTHGTLAGAIADEKLIPNLSRIIKSSPDNMIGIQAGFETGSLRLIGKYADRKLAPYDPSEWHWVVKEGVKTLNKDYWIPAFTLIMGLDNDEQPEDSWDTIRLITELEHEQPDSMFTATALTFVPIGLLEKSDFFNIGNEMTPAQLGVLYKTWQHNFKYGIQKFMTKTGAKGPQRYFFNAIARSLGGIPLGAMERYARHKSKEHEHVIETIKTKYW, via the coding sequence TTGGGTACCCCAAAGATAGTATTAACAGCAGATCGTACATTAATGTCTCCGTATCGTGGTTTATCTCTAGCTACGTTTTTCGGATGTGCTCCTGCAGTAGACCCAAATCGTGATAAGAAAAGTCTTTTGTATAAGATTCTAGGAAATCAGGTTACTCCAAAGATTTTATTTGATTTTATTTGTAATTACATTCCTCACACAAATGGTGTGGCAAACTACGCTCCATATGGATTACGTAAAGTAGAGGCAGGTTTACTCCGTGATGGATTTAGACGTGAAGATGTTGTTGTTGCACATCCAGATCACATTGAAAAATTCATTGGACCTGATACACAAGTTGTTGGTACATATGAAATGGATCCATTAGGAATGGGTCCTGTTACAATGACTTTCACATATGGACGTAAACAAACTTCTTATGATGAATTTTACAACACAGAATTACATCGACGAATTAAAACTGCAAAACTAAAAACCGGAAGTAAAGCTAAAGTTATTTCTGGTGCTTCTGGTACTTGGCAATACAACTATGATCCCGAAAAAATTGAAGAATTTGGTATCTATGCTATATTGGAAGGAGAACTTGGTGGTATTGCTCCAGAAATTGATGGACACGCGGGCAGATTTTTCAATTATCTAATTAATGGCGACTTTGAAAATATGGATCCTTTTAGAAAACGTAGTGACTTTAAAGTAAACATAAAAGAATTTGAGAGAAATGGAAAAAAAATTCATGGGAGATTTGTAAATTTTTGGGATAGACCAGATTTAGATGAAATTCCTGAAATTGTAGAACCAAGCATGCATGGAATGGTTGAAGTGATGCGAGGATGTGGTAGAGGTTGTAAATTCTGTGATGTTACATTAAGATCATTGAGATATTATTCACCGGAAAAAGTCAAACGTGAAATTGAAGTTAACATCAAAAAAGGTGGTGCAAAATCTGCCTGGATTCACAGCGATGATATTTTTGTATATGGAATGGATCCTCGAACTGCAAAAGGAATGGAACCTAATAGAGAAGCACTTGAAGAACTATTTACTGCTATCATGTCAACTGGTGTAGGCCATACAAACCCAACTCATGGTACTTTGGCAGGTGCAATAGCTGATGAAAAACTAATTCCAAACCTTTCACGAATAATCAAATCTAGTCCTGATAACATGATTGGAATTCAAGCTGGTTTTGAAACAGGAAGTTTGAGATTAATTGGAAAATATGCCGATAGAAAACTTGCTCCATATGATCCAAGTGAATGGCATTGGGTAGTAAAAGAAGGTGTAAAAACTCTGAATAAAGATTATTGGATTCCAGCATTTACTTTGATTATGGGACTTGACAATGATGAACAACCTGAAGATTCTTGGGATACTATTCGTTTAATCACAGAATTAGAACATGAACAACCAGATTCAATGTTTACTGCTACAGCTCTTACCTTTGTTCCAATTGGATTATTAGAAAAATCTGATTTCTTTAACATTGGAAACGAAATGACACCTGCACAACTAGGTGTACTCTATAAAACTTGGCAACATAATTTCAAATACGGAATTCAAAAATTCATGACAAAAACCGGTGCAAAAGGACCACAAAGATATTTCTTTAATGCAATTGCAAGATCATTGGGAGGCATTCCTTTAGGCGCAATGGAAAGATATGCACGTCATAAAAGTAAAGAACATGAACACGTCATTGAAACAATTAAGACAAAATACTGGTAA
- a CDS encoding dihydroorotate dehydrogenase electron transfer subunit, which translates to MQRNLNHTKICVIEKVIDETPTVRTLIFSDDVMSSVLPGQFAMVWIPGINELPMSVMIAQESGKAAFTVRKHGPASTGLFNVKVGQQIGVRGPYGNSFDLKQGKLLLVGGGTGLVPMMRLLTHIKPNDDVTVLIGAKSKNEVFFEDLANDLLKNNPHRVIITTDDGTYGEKGFVTSMVEKLVNETRFDGIYTCGPEIMMYKTVQLAHSRGLFVQASLERMMKCGVGICGSCCVGEDLVCKDGTVFDGDHLILNMEFGHFHRNKAGILENY; encoded by the coding sequence TTGCAAAGAAATCTTAATCATACAAAAATTTGTGTAATTGAAAAAGTAATTGATGAAACACCTACTGTTAGAACTCTGATTTTTTCTGACGATGTAATGTCAAGTGTTCTTCCTGGTCAATTTGCAATGGTATGGATACCTGGAATCAATGAACTGCCAATGAGTGTGATGATTGCTCAAGAATCTGGTAAAGCTGCTTTTACTGTTAGAAAACACGGTCCAGCATCTACGGGTTTGTTTAATGTTAAGGTAGGCCAGCAAATTGGTGTAAGAGGACCATATGGAAATTCATTTGATCTTAAACAAGGTAAACTTTTGCTAGTAGGTGGTGGGACTGGACTAGTTCCTATGATGCGTTTATTGACACACATAAAACCTAATGACGATGTCACAGTTCTAATTGGTGCAAAATCAAAGAATGAAGTTTTCTTTGAAGACTTGGCAAATGATTTATTGAAAAACAATCCTCACCGTGTAATTATCACTACAGATGATGGAACTTATGGAGAGAAGGGGTTTGTTACTAGTATGGTTGAAAAACTTGTAAATGAAACTCGTTTTGATGGTATCTACACATGTGGCCCTGAAATAATGATGTACAAAACTGTCCAACTAGCTCATTCTAGAGGATTGTTTGTTCAAGCAAGTCTAGAGCGTATGATGAAGTGTGGTGTGGGAATTTGTGGGAGTTGCTGTGTTGGAGAAGATTTGGTTTGTAAAGATGGTACAGTGTTTGATGGTGATCATTTAATTTTAAACATGGAATTTGGTCATTTTCATAGGAATAAGGCTGGAATACTAGAAAATTATTAA
- a CDS encoding dihydroorotate dehydrogenase produces MEPSLVTSIGKIQLEKPAMLASGILGISLDVFNRLYRSGAGAVVSKSLSTEPWDGYPNPTIFGINGGGWINAVGLSNPGAPNFAKMIEPNKDVPIIISLVGSIPEDFSTMIKQFKNSKVIAYELNLSCPHVAKVGLEVGDDPDLVKKIVSTVKNSTHVPVIAKVGLGTTHYLNTVSAAVDSGIDAITAINTIRAIAIDVETQRPILSNKFGGLSGTPIKPIALRCVYEISSKYDIPIIGCGGISTWEDAIEFILAGASAIQIGSAIGDNWIHVFNDINNGILQYMKRKGYSKINEMIGLAKKS; encoded by the coding sequence GTGGAACCCAGCCTGGTTACTTCTATAGGAAAAATTCAGCTAGAAAAACCTGCAATGCTGGCCTCCGGAATATTGGGTATTTCATTAGATGTCTTTAATCGACTTTATCGTTCAGGTGCAGGAGCAGTTGTAAGTAAATCCCTAAGTACAGAACCTTGGGATGGATATCCAAATCCTACAATATTTGGAATAAATGGTGGTGGATGGATTAATGCAGTAGGATTATCAAATCCAGGTGCTCCAAATTTTGCCAAAATGATAGAACCTAACAAAGATGTTCCAATAATTATCAGTCTTGTAGGCTCTATTCCTGAAGATTTTTCAACAATGATTAAACAGTTTAAAAATTCAAAAGTTATTGCATATGAATTGAATTTATCATGTCCTCATGTTGCCAAAGTTGGATTAGAAGTAGGTGATGATCCTGATTTGGTCAAAAAAATTGTTAGTACTGTAAAAAATTCTACTCATGTACCAGTAATTGCAAAAGTAGGGCTGGGAACAACTCATTATCTTAATACTGTAAGTGCTGCAGTTGATTCTGGTATTGATGCAATAACTGCAATTAATACAATACGAGCTATTGCAATTGATGTTGAAACCCAAAGACCAATACTTAGTAATAAATTCGGTGGACTATCTGGTACTCCGATTAAACCTATTGCTTTACGATGTGTTTATGAAATATCTTCAAAATATGATATTCCTATAATTGGATGTGGTGGGATATCTACATGGGAAGATGCGATTGAATTTATTTTGGCAGGTGCATCTGCAATTCAAATAGGAAGTGCAATTGGTGATAATTGGATACATGTTTTTAATGATATTAACAATGGAATACTTCAATATATGAAAAGAAAAGGATATTCAAAAATAAATGAGATGATAGGACTTGCAAAGAAATCTTAA
- a CDS encoding ribonucleotide-diphosphate reductase subunit beta yields MYSVILTEFGIVVFKDEKLEKAFPFKDAVRDYISVKKKESKLNELVNYLGPLQRGISVSDESLMTLLKKNSIDAQMMEELELEEIQSTKPQIIVDSGFAKNISEALSKLREFAMGLSSSKVTEVSESPDLHIIQAINSLDEIDKIANGLSSRLREWYGLHFPELDNIIDSINGYSQIVLAGKRESLTKKVYEEAGFPDSKADMIALLASKSRGGDISDINLAIVQSIAKQILNFHDLRKKLEAHVELEMETVAPNLSAILGAAVGARILGKAGSLKKLASMPASTIQIIGAEKALFRSLKTGAQPPKHGLLFQHAMVHAAPRWQRGKIARAIAAKAVIAARVDVYGEGINKMLLEKLNIRVNEISKKYETPTERETRKPELFREHTGESRRREGGDFRRREGSDSRREGGESRRREGGDFRRREGSDSRREGGESRRREGGESRRREGGESRRREGGESRRREGGDFRRREGSDSRREGGESRRENKNYRERTDSKSNKNKKRSKFERR; encoded by the coding sequence ATGTATTCTGTAATCTTAACAGAATTTGGAATCGTGGTTTTTAAAGATGAGAAACTCGAAAAAGCATTTCCTTTCAAAGATGCAGTTCGAGATTATATTTCTGTGAAAAAAAAGGAATCAAAATTAAATGAACTTGTGAATTACCTTGGTCCTCTTCAAAGAGGAATTTCAGTTAGTGATGAATCATTGATGACATTACTGAAAAAAAATTCCATAGATGCACAAATGATGGAAGAATTAGAATTAGAAGAGATTCAGTCCACAAAACCACAAATTATTGTTGATTCAGGATTTGCAAAAAATATTTCAGAAGCATTATCAAAGCTAAGAGAATTTGCAATGGGATTATCATCATCAAAAGTTACAGAAGTTTCTGAGAGTCCAGATCTTCATATCATTCAAGCAATAAATTCTTTAGATGAGATTGATAAAATTGCAAATGGACTTAGCTCAAGATTACGAGAGTGGTATGGTTTACATTTTCCAGAACTGGATAACATTATTGATAGCATTAATGGTTATTCTCAAATTGTTTTGGCTGGAAAGCGAGAATCATTAACAAAAAAAGTGTATGAAGAAGCAGGATTTCCAGATTCTAAAGCAGATATGATTGCTTTGCTTGCATCAAAAAGTAGAGGAGGAGATATTTCAGATATCAATTTAGCAATTGTGCAATCAATTGCAAAACAAATTTTGAATTTCCATGACTTACGAAAAAAATTAGAAGCACATGTAGAGCTAGAAATGGAAACTGTAGCACCAAATCTTTCAGCAATTCTAGGAGCTGCCGTAGGTGCCAGAATATTAGGAAAAGCAGGAAGTCTAAAAAAATTAGCATCTATGCCAGCAAGTACTATTCAGATAATTGGTGCTGAAAAAGCATTGTTTAGATCATTAAAGACTGGTGCTCAGCCACCAAAACATGGATTATTGTTCCAACATGCTATGGTTCATGCAGCACCCAGATGGCAAAGAGGAAAAATTGCCAGAGCAATTGCTGCAAAGGCTGTGATAGCTGCTAGAGTTGATGTTTATGGAGAGGGTATCAATAAAATGTTATTAGAAAAATTAAACATAAGAGTAAACGAGATTAGTAAAAAATATGAAACACCTACTGAAAGAGAAACCAGAAAACCCGAATTATTCAGAGAACATACTGGAGAATCTAGAAGAAGAGAAGGTGGAGATTTCAGAAGAAGAGAGGGAAGTGATTCTAGAAGAGAAGGTGGAGAATCTAGAAGAAGAGAAGGTGGAGATTTCAGAAGAAGAGAGGGAAGTGATTCTAGAAGAGAAGGTGGAGAATCTAGAAGAAGAGAAGGTGGAGAATCTAGAAGAAGAGAAGGTGGAGAATCTAGAAGAAGAGAAGGTGGAGAATCTAGAAGAAGAGAAGGTGGAGATTTCAGAAGAAGAGAGGGAAGTGATTCTAGAAGAGAAGGTGGAGAATCTAGAAGAGAAAATAAAAATTACAGAGAAAGAACAGATTCAAAATCAAATAAAAATAAAAAGAGATCCAAGTTTGAAAGAAGATAA
- a CDS encoding fibrillarin-like rRNA/tRNA 2'-O-methyltransferase has product MKEDNFEFFWINSDGEKKLATENLVIGNQVYNEKLITKKGTEYRLWDPFRSKLAAAIMNGLEIFPFKDKSSILYLGVSTGTTVSHISDIVGPSGIIFGVEHASRVARDFLDRVASHRANIIPILQDARKPKEYFSVFGKVDVVYVDIAQPDQTNIAIENCKMYLKKDGYFFLVIKTRSIDVTKSPKRIVEEEIQRMEVHFEILQVIDLHPYDKDHAMVIAKFLK; this is encoded by the coding sequence TTGAAAGAAGATAATTTTGAATTTTTTTGGATAAATTCAGATGGTGAAAAAAAACTAGCTACTGAAAATTTAGTCATAGGTAATCAAGTATATAATGAAAAATTAATTACAAAAAAAGGGACAGAATATAGGTTATGGGATCCTTTTAGAAGCAAATTAGCTGCCGCAATAATGAATGGATTAGAAATATTTCCATTTAAAGATAAATCATCCATATTATATCTTGGAGTATCAACGGGTACAACAGTTAGTCACATTTCAGATATTGTTGGACCATCAGGAATTATTTTTGGAGTTGAACATGCTAGTAGAGTAGCACGAGATTTCTTAGACAGAGTTGCATCACATAGAGCAAATATAATTCCAATTTTACAAGATGCAAGAAAACCAAAAGAGTATTTTTCAGTATTTGGCAAAGTTGATGTAGTTTATGTAGACATTGCACAGCCTGATCAAACAAACATAGCTATAGAAAACTGCAAAATGTATCTTAAGAAAGACGGATATTTCTTTTTAGTAATAAAGACCAGAAGTATAGATGTAACAAAATCTCCAAAAAGAATTGTTGAAGAAGAGATACAAAGAATGGAAGTTCATTTTGAAATTCTACAAGTAATAGATCTTCATCCTTATGACAAAGACCATGCAATGGTAATTGCAAAGTTCCTAAAGTGA
- the rnhB gene encoding ribonuclease HII, which translates to MLICGIDDAGRGSMLGPLVIAGIIISKKNISKLSKLGVKDSKQLTPKSREELYKKIILLVDNYYVAKISPKIIDANVFKHNLNHLEAKYMAKVISKLNPDTSYVDSCDVNPKRFGKEIAKLSKHKKIRSYHHADSRFIVVSAASIIAKVTRDRAILKLRKKYDLGSGYPSDSKTIDFVASYYNLNQVLPIFVRKSWKPTQQILSKKSL; encoded by the coding sequence ATGCTGATTTGTGGAATTGATGATGCTGGACGTGGTTCTATGCTTGGTCCCCTTGTAATCGCTGGCATTATTATATCAAAAAAAAATATTTCTAAGCTATCTAAATTAGGTGTAAAAGATTCAAAACAATTAACTCCAAAATCGAGAGAAGAACTTTATAAAAAAATAATCCTATTAGTTGATAATTACTATGTAGCAAAAATTTCTCCAAAAATAATTGATGCCAATGTGTTCAAACACAATCTTAATCATTTGGAGGCTAAATATATGGCAAAAGTCATTTCAAAATTAAATCCTGATACTTCATACGTTGATTCATGTGATGTAAATCCAAAAAGATTTGGAAAAGAAATAGCAAAACTATCTAAACATAAAAAAATTCGTTCATATCATCATGCTGATAGTAGATTTATTGTGGTATCTGCTGCATCAATAATTGCTAAAGTTACTAGAGATAGGGCTATACTAAAACTTAGAAAAAAATATGATTTAGGAAGTGGATATCCATCTGATTCAAAAACAATTGATTTTGTTGCATCTTATTATAACCTCAATCAAGTACTTCCTATTTTTGTGCGTAAAAGTTGGAAACCTACTCAACAAATATTGAGTAAAAAATCACTTTAG
- a CDS encoding tRNA (guanine-N1)-methyltransferase, translating to MQIPDETLQEIIEGQTKIIVPKKSLTDKVPPKEPAFFNPKAKVSRDFSIIAYGAFLKKFKGPKIFLEGLSGLGVRGLRVANELQTDKVIINDLNPSALKLAEYSARLNDLKNIEYSEMEVCRFFSKYSTKGQRGSIVDIDPFGSPSQFFDCCLRATMHGGILSITATDLQVLNGLYQSACKRKYGGVPIRVEYGNEMAIRLILGCLRRVAGRIGVEIVPIFAESNMHYYRTYVRVLIRQDQKENIGYIIHCKNCGHRKIVLEQINECELCNSKLNIGGPLWIDKIFDKEFVNDMILKLPELSVGKVCEKTLQKCLIESEMPGIYFTLDEIASKMKASPPKLEDAIINLRKNGYLASCTSFSPTGFRTNANINEIISVFSDQPVNPKQT from the coding sequence TTGCAGATCCCAGATGAAACGTTACAAGAGATAATAGAAGGACAAACAAAAATCATTGTTCCAAAAAAATCATTGACAGATAAAGTTCCACCTAAAGAACCAGCATTTTTTAATCCAAAAGCAAAAGTGAGTAGAGATTTTTCAATAATTGCATATGGAGCATTTCTAAAAAAATTTAAAGGTCCAAAAATATTTTTAGAAGGATTATCAGGTCTTGGAGTAAGAGGATTACGGGTTGCAAACGAATTACAAACAGATAAAGTAATAATTAATGATCTAAATCCATCCGCATTAAAATTAGCAGAGTATTCAGCACGATTAAACGATTTAAAGAATATCGAATATTCAGAAATGGAAGTATGTAGATTTTTTAGCAAATATTCTACAAAAGGTCAAAGAGGTTCAATTGTAGATATAGATCCATTTGGTTCACCGTCACAATTTTTTGATTGTTGTCTTAGAGCTACTATGCATGGAGGAATTCTTTCGATAACTGCAACAGATCTTCAGGTATTAAATGGTCTTTATCAAAGCGCATGCAAGAGAAAATACGGCGGAGTGCCAATAAGAGTAGAATATGGTAATGAGATGGCAATTAGATTAATTCTAGGATGTCTCAGAAGGGTTGCAGGAAGAATAGGCGTTGAGATTGTTCCAATATTTGCAGAAAGCAATATGCATTATTACAGAACATATGTGCGAGTACTTATTCGACAGGATCAAAAAGAAAATATTGGATATATTATACATTGTAAAAATTGCGGACATAGAAAAATAGTATTAGAACAAATTAATGAATGTGAATTGTGTAATTCAAAATTAAATATAGGAGGACCTTTATGGATAGATAAAATTTTTGACAAAGAATTTGTAAATGATATGATTTTAAAACTACCAGAATTATCAGTCGGAAAGGTTTGTGAAAAAACATTACAAAAATGTTTAATAGAATCAGAAATGCCTGGAATTTATTTTACATTAGATGAAATTGCATCCAAAATGAAAGCCTCACCTCCAAAATTAGAAGATGCAATTATAAATTTACGAAAAAACGGATATCTTGCTAGCTGTACGTCATTTAGCCCTACTGGATTTAGAACAAATGCAAACATAAATGAAATAATCAGTGTTTTTTCAGATCAACCAGTAAATCCCAAACAGACATAA
- a CDS encoding RlmE family RNA methyltransferase, which translates to MKLIDARRDQYRKLAHEQGYRSRAAYKLKQLNQSYRIIGPGFYVLDLGCAPGGWTQMAVKLTGNKGKVMGIDTSYVEEIPGAHIIRENIENEFVVDEIMSYFERKVNAVICDLSPQVTGNWSVDHAIQISLNYECTKIMDKVLMHKGNAIFKVFDGEYSMEFKDYVKKKFARINLTKPEASRKQSSELYYVCLGFTG; encoded by the coding sequence ATGAAGTTAATAGATGCACGTCGAGATCAATACAGAAAATTAGCGCATGAACAGGGTTATCGAAGTAGAGCTGCATACAAGCTCAAACAACTTAATCAATCTTATCGAATCATTGGACCTGGATTTTATGTTCTTGATTTGGGATGTGCCCCTGGAGGCTGGACTCAAATGGCAGTAAAACTTACTGGAAATAAAGGTAAGGTGATGGGTATTGATACTTCATATGTTGAGGAAATACCTGGAGCTCATATAATTAGAGAAAATATTGAAAATGAGTTTGTAGTTGACGAAATTATGTCTTATTTTGAAAGAAAAGTAAATGCAGTGATATGTGATCTTTCTCCACAAGTAACTGGGAATTGGTCTGTTGATCATGCAATACAAATTTCACTAAATTATGAATGTACAAAAATTATGGATAAGGTTCTAATGCATAAAGGTAATGCAATTTTCAAAGTTTTTGATGGAGAATATTCTATGGAATTTAAAGACTATGTTAAAAAGAAATTTGCTAGAATAAATCTTACAAAACCTGAAGCTAGTAGAAAACAAAGCAGTGAGTTGTATTATGTCTGTTTGGGATTTACTGGTTGA